From the Prosthecobacter fusiformis genome, one window contains:
- a CDS encoding tetratricopeptide repeat protein: protein MGAIQKRKQAAVAALADDIENLDAAGIEYVGHCLIQVIKGMSLIHRGLNRDGKPVGYTVDTFSTDRTLVGEYSSEAGYFESPFTKLCADCHHVKNQAPQVRFLYLISTQACRNSDWPKVLNAAFNVIGDEVKLEIYDRDRIALEIYDRAIKENNLVEYFADFLPSLWKAWTEHAISHAVPDLPPDYVDDQVRTTVLNDALSANQVVAINGISGSGKSYAATAYAKTSHVAFRNVFWISGKDIEGLQSLQAVTVARLGVSINLSSHLCTAACLLVVDDWKGDASALKRLLPLKLHNETQVLITCISRPLGDVFSIELPPLSLESAEKVLGVESGNSPSQGQVNQICSRVGCHPLTLAIIRDTVRELGIKWQAIVNDLSNIPIYEGPNQETILQRILLNHSDGIANDLRALRWLNSLSFDVEMALTVLGPSGISKLIRRSLLKKSAGGMCIIHDLVFACLQHFNAGDISDSEVETKFKAFLIASWETGSYHFHRTLQIHSDKIECWVNPGKPIPSAEAYFFLLSERISKSIDFLEKLRNWPLISLDANREARLSVIESIEKRYWDEPDENVRKLILSDGIQNYNEALSKKAQTLTRSDLIHHRGKLLFWNGDFDAAASDFEEVLRFDSKAFHAHLQLARIKERKRDSGCVAHITKILEAFANAQEDVAITIVLAAFSELAKISYKPIKDQYLASRRDLLGEAIRLAAAEGFSQPYRALGQIGRLVFYRNPQRVIEMAEIVTFPPAINAKRSECFNIAEFIKCIVKAHSESGSPTFVCETWFEQAIAYYDRTPYPNEYHLTSKADCLIRLQRFQEALDTLNGCSKAANQAHWWHRHAQALFGLEKNHDALASIEEALRATTNGQYSSAFLQVKARIEASIGNRSAVDTLSHAVAECSDDKFRAALQAELESLRIKFS, encoded by the coding sequence ATGGGCGCGATCCAAAAACGAAAGCAGGCTGCTGTTGCGGCCCTTGCAGATGATATTGAAAACCTTGACGCAGCAGGCATCGAGTATGTTGGTCACTGCTTAATTCAAGTAATCAAAGGGATGTCATTAATCCATCGCGGCTTAAATCGCGATGGAAAACCGGTTGGATATACCGTGGACACGTTTTCCACCGACCGCACTTTGGTTGGCGAATATTCCAGTGAGGCTGGCTATTTTGAATCGCCATTTACAAAGCTTTGCGCCGACTGCCACCACGTGAAAAACCAAGCTCCACAAGTTCGTTTCCTATACCTTATCTCAACCCAAGCATGTCGGAATTCTGATTGGCCAAAAGTCCTGAACGCTGCCTTCAATGTTATTGGCGACGAGGTGAAGTTGGAGATTTATGATCGTGATCGTATAGCTTTAGAGATTTACGATCGAGCCATCAAAGAAAACAATTTGGTGGAGTATTTTGCTGATTTTCTCCCAAGTCTTTGGAAAGCTTGGACTGAGCATGCCATATCTCATGCTGTGCCTGATCTGCCGCCTGACTATGTTGATGATCAGGTGAGAACCACCGTACTCAATGATGCATTAAGTGCTAATCAGGTGGTCGCAATAAACGGGATTAGTGGAAGCGGCAAGTCATACGCGGCAACAGCTTATGCAAAGACCAGTCATGTGGCTTTTCGCAACGTTTTTTGGATTTCAGGGAAAGACATAGAGGGACTTCAGAGCCTCCAAGCTGTGACAGTAGCGAGACTTGGTGTGAGCATTAACCTGTCCTCTCATCTATGCACTGCCGCCTGTCTTCTTGTCGTTGATGATTGGAAAGGCGACGCATCTGCTCTAAAGCGGTTGCTTCCACTAAAACTTCATAATGAAACACAAGTGCTGATCACATGTATCAGTAGGCCGTTAGGCGATGTGTTTTCGATTGAGTTGCCACCACTCAGTCTCGAATCAGCAGAAAAGGTTCTAGGAGTGGAGTCAGGCAATTCCCCTTCACAAGGGCAGGTAAATCAGATATGCAGTCGAGTCGGATGTCACCCGCTAACATTGGCGATCATTCGTGACACAGTTCGGGAACTTGGCATCAAATGGCAGGCCATCGTCAATGATTTATCCAATATCCCGATTTATGAAGGACCGAATCAAGAAACAATCCTTCAGCGAATTCTGCTGAATCATAGCGACGGAATCGCGAATGATCTTCGAGCGCTTCGCTGGCTCAATTCCCTCTCCTTTGATGTTGAAATGGCGTTGACCGTTCTTGGGCCGAGTGGGATCTCAAAGTTGATTAGGAGGTCACTTCTCAAGAAAAGCGCGGGAGGTATGTGTATTATCCACGACTTGGTTTTCGCCTGCTTGCAGCATTTTAACGCTGGAGATATTTCAGATTCCGAAGTTGAAACCAAGTTTAAGGCGTTTTTGATCGCCTCGTGGGAAACAGGGTCTTACCATTTTCATCGAACCTTACAGATTCACTCTGATAAGATAGAATGCTGGGTGAACCCAGGAAAACCGATACCATCTGCTGAAGCTTACTTTTTCCTGTTATCTGAGCGAATCAGCAAATCGATCGATTTCTTGGAAAAGCTGCGCAATTGGCCTCTCATTTCTTTGGATGCCAATCGCGAAGCACGTCTATCGGTAATCGAGTCGATAGAAAAAAGATACTGGGATGAGCCCGACGAAAATGTGCGAAAGCTGATTTTGAGCGATGGGATTCAAAACTACAATGAGGCGCTCAGCAAGAAGGCTCAGACCCTGACTAGATCCGATCTTATTCATCATCGGGGTAAATTGCTGTTTTGGAATGGCGATTTCGATGCTGCTGCGTCTGATTTCGAGGAGGTTCTAAGATTTGATTCAAAAGCATTCCACGCGCATCTCCAACTTGCGCGAATAAAAGAGCGTAAAAGAGACTCTGGATGTGTGGCCCACATCACGAAGATTTTGGAAGCATTTGCGAATGCTCAGGAGGACGTGGCAATTACAATTGTCTTAGCTGCATTTTCAGAACTCGCGAAGATTTCATACAAGCCAATAAAAGATCAGTATTTGGCTTCTCGTCGCGATCTTCTTGGCGAGGCCATAAGGTTAGCTGCTGCTGAGGGATTTTCCCAACCCTATCGCGCGTTGGGGCAAATTGGGCGGCTGGTCTTCTATCGCAATCCGCAGCGGGTGATTGAAATGGCTGAGATCGTCACTTTCCCACCTGCTATTAATGCTAAGCGAAGTGAGTGTTTCAATATTGCTGAGTTTATAAAATGCATTGTAAAAGCTCATTCGGAGTCTGGGAGCCCAACTTTCGTCTGTGAAACTTGGTTTGAACAAGCCATAGCCTATTATGATCGCACTCCGTATCCGAATGAGTATCATCTCACATCGAAGGCTGATTGTCTCATCCGTCTCCAACGCTTTCAAGAGGCATTGGATACGCTGAATGGATGTAGCAAGGCTGCCAATCAAGCACATTGGTGGCATCGTCATGCGCAAGCTCTGTTTGGACTCGAAAAAAATCACGATGCTCTGGCTTCAATTGAGGAGGCATTGAGAGCAACCACGAATGGCCAGTATTCGAGTGCGTTTTTACAGGTCAAAGCGCGTATCGAGGCATCTATCGGAAACCGTAGCGCTGTGGACACGCTTTCTCATGCCGTCGCGGAATGCAGTGACGATAAATTCAGAGCTGCCCTCCAAGCCGAGTTAGAATCACTTCGCATAAAGTTCTCATGA
- a CDS encoding PSD1 and planctomycete cytochrome C domain-containing protein, which yields MLYGLNALSPIKTLTLISLSAWTGVAMGAAKPDFNHEIRPILASKCYACHGPDEDKREAGLRLDVREEAVKEAIVPGFPEKSEFWHRLVTTDKDDIMPPPSSPKQLTEKERDLLNRWIKAGAEYQQHWSFLPVKNHPLPKVGNAVGVRNGIDLFIRQKLEKNGFPPSAEADPITLIRRVSLDITGLPPTPEEVAAFTREFESSPRAYDQLVDRLLASPHYGERWGRHWLDLARYADSEGFLGDKVRPNAYHFRDWVIESINHDLPFDQFTIEQIAGDLLPEAQVPQLQAVGFHRNAALNTEAGVDKEEARFQNLADRVNTTSRVWMGLTLGCAQCHTHKYDPITIRDYYSFYAYFNNTQDLAEPKTKAQTLAEVTENRRQAYVHLAGDYARRGPDVIPATLSALPKLKTTSDAEQTRLDLAKWLVSPQHPLTSRVAVNQVWSKLFGTGIVSTPDDFGTSGESPSHPELLDWLAIHFMKNGWSRKELIRLIVTSATYRQSSLHRDDILETDPLNRLLSRQNRLRLEAEVLRDSFLTASGLLSRNIGGPSIKPPLPGDVFDVGRSVKWELSEGNDRYRRGLYILTMRSILYPMLTTFDAPDASEACVKRDRSNTPLQALTLMNDPVFVEAAQALALRVIQESPRNTAARLNTLFHRCLSRHPRPEETQRLLAFHAEQKARVKKGGADSLQVLSFFKDQVPQKDAQETAVLVALARVLLNLDEFINRE from the coding sequence ATGCTTTACGGATTGAATGCTCTAAGCCCTATCAAGACTCTGACACTCATCAGCCTGTCAGCGTGGACGGGTGTTGCCATGGGAGCTGCCAAGCCAGACTTCAATCACGAAATCCGCCCCATCCTCGCCTCCAAATGTTACGCCTGTCATGGCCCTGATGAGGATAAGCGCGAAGCCGGTCTGCGCCTGGATGTCCGCGAAGAAGCCGTGAAAGAAGCCATCGTCCCCGGCTTCCCCGAGAAGAGCGAATTCTGGCACCGCTTGGTCACCACCGACAAGGATGACATCATGCCGCCTCCTTCATCGCCCAAGCAGCTCACGGAGAAGGAGCGTGATCTGCTCAATCGCTGGATCAAGGCAGGGGCCGAATACCAGCAGCACTGGTCCTTTCTGCCAGTCAAAAATCATCCACTGCCGAAGGTGGGAAATGCCGTTGGAGTCCGCAATGGCATTGATCTTTTCATCCGCCAAAAATTGGAAAAGAACGGTTTCCCTCCTTCGGCTGAAGCCGATCCCATCACCTTGATTCGGCGTGTCTCTTTGGACATCACCGGCCTGCCTCCCACCCCGGAAGAAGTGGCTGCTTTCACCCGCGAATTCGAATCCTCGCCCCGGGCCTATGATCAGCTTGTGGACCGCCTTTTGGCCTCCCCTCATTATGGAGAGCGCTGGGGCCGCCATTGGCTCGATCTCGCCCGCTATGCCGATAGCGAAGGTTTCCTGGGCGACAAAGTCCGCCCGAATGCCTACCACTTTCGTGATTGGGTGATCGAGTCCATCAACCACGATCTTCCCTTTGATCAATTCACCATCGAGCAGATCGCAGGCGACCTGCTGCCAGAGGCGCAAGTCCCACAATTACAAGCCGTCGGTTTCCACCGCAATGCTGCCCTCAATACTGAGGCCGGGGTGGACAAGGAAGAAGCCCGTTTTCAAAATCTGGCTGACCGTGTCAATACCACCTCCCGCGTCTGGATGGGCCTCACCCTCGGCTGCGCCCAATGCCATACCCATAAGTATGACCCCATCACCATCCGGGATTATTACAGCTTCTACGCCTACTTCAATAACACCCAGGACCTAGCGGAGCCGAAGACCAAGGCCCAGACCCTTGCGGAGGTCACCGAAAACCGCCGCCAGGCTTATGTCCACCTGGCCGGTGACTATGCCCGCCGCGGCCCGGATGTCATCCCAGCCACCCTCTCCGCCCTGCCCAAACTGAAGACCACCAGCGATGCTGAACAAACAAGACTGGACCTGGCCAAATGGCTCGTTTCACCCCAGCACCCTCTCACCAGCCGTGTGGCGGTAAACCAGGTCTGGAGCAAGCTATTCGGCACCGGCATCGTCAGTACTCCCGATGATTTCGGCACCAGCGGCGAATCCCCCTCACACCCTGAATTGCTCGACTGGCTCGCCATTCATTTCATGAAAAACGGTTGGAGCCGCAAGGAGCTCATTCGCCTTATCGTCACCTCCGCCACTTACCGGCAGTCGTCCTTGCACCGGGATGACATCCTGGAAACCGATCCATTGAACCGCCTGCTTTCCCGCCAGAACCGTCTCCGCCTGGAGGCTGAAGTGCTCCGCGATAGCTTCCTCACCGCCAGCGGTCTCCTCTCCCGCAACATCGGCGGCCCTAGCATCAAGCCCCCCTTGCCTGGCGATGTCTTCGATGTCGGCCGTTCCGTCAAATGGGAGCTCAGCGAGGGCAATGATCGCTACCGCCGCGGCCTCTACATCCTCACCATGCGCAGCATCCTGTATCCGATGCTCACCACCTTCGATGCCCCCGATGCCAGCGAGGCCTGCGTCAAACGCGACCGCTCCAACACCCCCCTCCAGGCCCTCACCCTGATGAACGACCCCGTCTTCGTCGAGGCCGCTCAAGCTCTTGCCCTGCGTGTCATTCAGGAAAGCCCCCGCAATACCGCCGCCCGCCTGAATACCCTATTCCACCGCTGCCTCTCCCGCCACCCCCGCCCCGAGGAAACCCAGCGCCTCCTCGCCTTCCACGCCGAACAAAAAGCACGTGTAAAAAAAGGCGGTGCCGATTCCCTCCAAGTCCTCAGCTTCTTCAAGGACCAAGTCCCTCAAAAAGACGCCCAAGAAACCGCCGTCCTCGTCGCCCTCGCCCGCGTCCTCCTGAACCTCGACGAGTTCATCAACCGCGAGTAA
- a CDS encoding DUF1501 domain-containing protein, with protein sequence MSPQDYFTQTRRDFLATSSCGLGTAALASLLGQDGLMGAEGMPANPLASRKPHFAPKAERCIFIFLEGGPSQMDLFDPKPLLNKYDGQALPDSIVGDAKFAFLQKETARVMGTKRVFKKHGKCGMELSDLLPHIATCADDIALIRSMHTTQFNHLPGQLMLNCGAPLLGRPSVGSWVTYGLGNASQELPSYVVMVSKGRGLPGGSSTWASGFLPSSYGGVMFRNGASPVLNLANPDGITREMQQSSLGALNDLNRLRHRHIGDPEIASRINSYELAFKMQSAAPELVDIAGESQATLDAYGINRIEPPIKSNLGGIGNYQVFSRQCLQARRMVERGVRYVNIIHASWDHHSSLDPQLEHNCGMVDQPIAALLKDLKQRGLLDTTLVVWGSEFGRTALGENRPGAKKITGRDHHPAAFSLWMAGGGIKGGQVYGESDDFAWNVAKDPVSIHDFHATILRLFGMDHTKLTYRFQGREFRLTDVHGEVVKGLLA encoded by the coding sequence ATGTCCCCCCAAGATTATTTCACCCAGACCCGGCGCGATTTCCTGGCGACGAGTTCTTGCGGGCTGGGGACGGCGGCGCTGGCTTCGTTGCTGGGGCAGGACGGGTTGATGGGGGCGGAGGGGATGCCGGCGAATCCGCTGGCTTCGCGGAAGCCACATTTTGCGCCGAAGGCGGAGCGGTGCATCTTCATTTTCCTGGAGGGCGGACCGAGCCAGATGGACCTCTTTGACCCGAAGCCGCTGCTGAACAAGTATGACGGCCAGGCGCTGCCGGACTCGATTGTGGGCGATGCCAAGTTCGCTTTCCTGCAAAAGGAAACGGCCCGCGTGATGGGCACGAAGCGGGTCTTTAAAAAGCATGGCAAGTGCGGCATGGAGCTGTCGGATCTGCTGCCGCACATCGCTACCTGTGCGGATGACATCGCGCTGATCCGGTCCATGCACACGACGCAGTTTAACCACCTGCCGGGCCAGCTCATGCTGAACTGCGGTGCTCCATTGTTAGGCCGCCCCAGCGTCGGGTCCTGGGTGACGTATGGACTGGGCAATGCCTCGCAGGAACTGCCGTCCTATGTGGTGATGGTCTCCAAAGGTCGTGGCCTACCCGGTGGCAGCTCTACCTGGGCGAGCGGCTTTTTGCCGTCCTCCTATGGCGGGGTGATGTTCCGCAACGGGGCCTCGCCGGTGCTGAACCTGGCGAACCCGGACGGCATCACGCGGGAGATGCAACAGTCCAGCCTGGGCGCGCTGAATGACCTGAACCGCCTGCGCCATCGCCACATCGGCGATCCTGAAATCGCCAGCCGCATCAACAGCTATGAGCTGGCCTTTAAGATGCAAAGCGCTGCACCGGAGCTGGTGGACATCGCCGGGGAATCCCAGGCCACTTTGGATGCCTATGGCATCAACCGCATCGAGCCACCGATTAAGAGCAACCTGGGTGGCATCGGCAATTACCAAGTCTTCTCCCGCCAATGTCTCCAGGCCCGCCGTATGGTCGAGCGCGGGGTCCGGTATGTGAACATCATCCACGCCTCCTGGGACCATCACAGCAGTCTGGATCCCCAGCTGGAGCATAATTGCGGCATGGTGGACCAGCCTATTGCTGCCTTGTTAAAAGATCTCAAACAGCGTGGTCTGCTCGATACCACCCTCGTCGTCTGGGGCAGTGAATTTGGCCGCACGGCTCTTGGTGAAAACCGTCCCGGTGCCAAGAAGATCACCGGGCGTGATCACCACCCGGCCGCCTTTTCCCTGTGGATGGCGGGCGGCGGAATCAAAGGTGGTCAGGTCTATGGCGAGAGCGACGACTTCGCCTGGAACGTGGCCAAAGATCCTGTCTCCATCCATGATTTCCACGCCACCATCCTGCGCCTGTTCGGCATGGACCACACCAAGCTGACCTACCGTTTCCAAGGCCGAGAGTTCCGCCTCACGGATGTCCATGGCGAGGTGGTCAAGGGACTTCTGGCCTAA
- a CDS encoding MBL fold metallo-hydrolase, with protein sequence MKTHACFQYQFNQVGQGQFASGCVYQSATPTPKFLWVYDCGSVSSHSQNFWHSEVRKLKDFVNLKPEIDLLVLSHFDDDHISGVPELLNQFDVKTLLLPYVPLWRRLLIGFDEGSHLDEKRMSRYIDPIGYLNGLGTIGQIIIVPPSEGEILPVDGWRPEGLPEDGWKARFPMADQKAGLEISAEFRGTGSTSQLPLMLTENQAITLEGLWEFCTYNTARYKMDSAFALKVNELREELLKTSTERTSALKALKEVYDRQFGSNDRPRNEISLFLYAGPVYESWNGTKMLDHNTNSIDYPSRLPCYYRCHPTAPGITDKCSILYSGDGYLNSNKSFAELYQRMGQKRMEKLGIFQVNHHGSRTNWRSGLGSKINAVLAVFSSDPSRQNTNHPNPEVWADFSCSQRIQVNADPSPFTTGGWMVL encoded by the coding sequence ATGAAAACGCACGCCTGCTTTCAATACCAGTTCAATCAAGTTGGCCAGGGTCAATTCGCATCGGGTTGTGTTTATCAATCCGCGACACCAACGCCAAAATTTCTCTGGGTGTACGACTGTGGTTCGGTTTCCTCGCATTCACAAAATTTTTGGCACAGTGAAGTGAGAAAATTGAAGGACTTTGTAAATTTGAAGCCCGAAATTGATCTCCTTGTATTGTCACATTTTGATGATGATCATATTTCAGGTGTGCCAGAGTTGCTTAACCAATTTGATGTCAAGACTTTGTTGTTGCCGTATGTGCCTCTTTGGCGACGCTTGTTGATAGGGTTTGACGAAGGGTCACATCTTGATGAAAAACGGATGTCTCGCTATATAGACCCTATAGGTTATTTAAATGGCCTCGGTACAATCGGTCAAATCATCATCGTGCCTCCTAGCGAAGGAGAGATTCTTCCTGTTGATGGTTGGAGACCTGAAGGTCTACCTGAGGATGGCTGGAAGGCGAGGTTCCCGATGGCAGACCAGAAAGCTGGATTGGAAATTTCGGCTGAGTTTCGAGGAACTGGGAGCACTTCTCAGTTGCCGCTGATGCTGACAGAAAATCAGGCGATTACTCTTGAGGGGCTGTGGGAATTTTGTACTTACAACACTGCCCGCTATAAAATGGATTCTGCGTTTGCACTCAAAGTAAACGAGCTTCGCGAAGAGCTTTTGAAAACCTCTACAGAGCGAACTTCAGCCTTGAAAGCTTTAAAAGAAGTCTATGACAGACAGTTCGGCAGTAACGACCGCCCAAGGAATGAGATTTCTTTATTTTTATATGCGGGTCCAGTCTATGAATCTTGGAACGGCACTAAAATGTTGGATCATAACACGAATTCAATAGATTATCCAAGTCGCCTCCCTTGTTATTATAGGTGCCATCCTACGGCCCCAGGCATTACAGACAAATGCAGTATTCTTTATTCTGGAGATGGCTATTTAAATTCCAATAAATCTTTTGCAGAACTCTATCAACGGATGGGGCAAAAGCGGATGGAAAAATTGGGAATTTTTCAGGTCAATCATCATGGTTCAAGAACAAACTGGAGATCGGGCCTTGGTAGTAAAATTAACGCCGTACTCGCGGTTTTTTCATCTGATCCCAGTCGGCAGAATACAAACCACCCGAACCCAGAGGTTTGGGCCGATTTCTCCTGCAGCCAACGAATCCAGGTCAATGCAGACCCTTCCCCATTTACCACTGGAGGTTGGATGGTACTTTAA
- a CDS encoding TonB-dependent receptor, with amino-acid sequence MLPPTNLRYHILAVLGLLASTVPFSTFGQEAAGQQTENQATSEALPEVVISAPKLGKDLLKLPLSATITTGEVIDQNALRTVKDAAQYSPNTYFSEFSARKLSSPRFRGLFGSPNNPGVTTYYDGVPQFNGNSSSLELLDVEQIDFVRGPAGALFGRNTVGGLVNVTSRRPSLDSFEGEFETTFGSYNLYDVRGRVSGPLVKDQLGFSFAGGHNERDGYTENTLTGHDLDNRSSSFGKAQFLWAPSEKLEVRFILAGETADDGDYGLSDLGGLRRDPRKSARDFEGYTSRDVLLPTLQVTYHAKAFDFTSTTGFVWWDTEDKTDLDYSAGPIPAVGFPGGLPSFLVRYNHEQQTTWTQEFRFSNPLDKPVVLSETATLAWQAGLFLFHQQYDQQTVQDAAALGGGFIPANTTRTNTGLTDMGIGAYLQSTLTLWEKLNLTAGVRWDYEDKEADLRTNRTPVAVPFLPNINSSKSLTNSYSQITPQAAISYDITPDTLAYFSFAGGYKAGGFNTAANDGIESYDEEKSWNYELGLKGRAMEDRLSYNLALFYTDWTDLQLNTPSANSPAQFDITNAGSASSKGIELGLNFRPVNGWDLFGSAGWQDVKFQSGSTDGGTDISGNKVPFTPDYTVTVGSQFSWNVGRGYSAYVRGDVQFIGAFDYDSINGAGQDAYTLANFRVGVRHQSWFIEGFVNNAFDTEYVPMAIPFGGGVAPSGYLGESGAPITFGVRVGVKF; translated from the coding sequence ATGCTCCCGCCCACTAACCTACGATACCATATCCTGGCCGTCCTTGGACTGCTGGCGTCCACCGTCCCTTTCTCGACCTTCGGCCAGGAGGCAGCAGGTCAACAAACAGAAAATCAAGCAACTTCGGAGGCACTGCCCGAGGTGGTGATTTCTGCACCGAAGCTGGGGAAGGATCTGCTGAAGCTGCCCCTGAGCGCTACCATTACCACCGGGGAGGTCATCGACCAGAATGCCCTGCGGACGGTGAAAGATGCCGCCCAATATTCCCCAAATACTTATTTCTCTGAATTTAGCGCCAGGAAGCTGAGCAGCCCGCGCTTTCGTGGACTTTTTGGTTCGCCCAACAATCCTGGTGTAACCACTTATTATGATGGCGTGCCGCAATTTAACGGCAATTCCTCAAGCCTGGAGCTGTTGGATGTGGAGCAGATTGACTTCGTTCGCGGTCCAGCCGGGGCGCTCTTTGGCCGGAATACGGTGGGAGGCCTTGTCAATGTAACGAGCCGCCGCCCATCCCTGGACAGTTTCGAGGGTGAATTTGAAACGACCTTTGGTAGCTACAATCTGTATGATGTGCGTGGCCGTGTGAGCGGTCCGCTGGTCAAAGATCAACTGGGCTTCAGCTTTGCAGGCGGTCACAATGAGCGGGATGGATATACGGAAAACACACTGACCGGCCATGACCTGGACAACCGGAGCTCCTCCTTCGGCAAGGCTCAATTTCTGTGGGCTCCAAGCGAGAAACTGGAAGTGCGGTTCATCCTGGCCGGGGAAACAGCGGATGACGGTGACTATGGACTGAGCGACCTGGGCGGACTGCGCCGCGACCCCAGGAAATCAGCACGTGATTTTGAAGGCTATACCTCACGCGACGTATTGTTGCCGACGCTCCAGGTGACCTATCATGCAAAAGCTTTCGACTTCACTTCCACGACTGGCTTTGTGTGGTGGGATACGGAGGATAAAACGGATCTGGACTATTCAGCCGGGCCTATCCCGGCCGTTGGTTTTCCAGGTGGCCTGCCTTCTTTCCTGGTGCGTTACAATCACGAGCAGCAGACGACATGGACACAGGAGTTCCGTTTTTCCAACCCGCTGGACAAGCCGGTGGTCTTGAGCGAAACGGCCACCCTGGCCTGGCAGGCGGGGCTGTTCCTTTTTCATCAGCAGTATGACCAGCAGACGGTTCAAGATGCGGCAGCTCTGGGCGGCGGGTTTATACCTGCCAATACAACCCGGACAAACACCGGACTGACAGACATGGGCATCGGAGCCTACCTCCAGTCCACCCTTACCCTTTGGGAAAAGCTGAATCTCACAGCAGGCGTACGCTGGGATTATGAGGACAAGGAGGCCGATCTGCGGACGAATCGCACGCCCGTGGCAGTGCCGTTTTTACCCAATATCAATTCCAGTAAATCACTCACCAACAGCTATAGCCAGATCACACCCCAGGCGGCCATTTCCTATGACATCACACCGGATACTCTGGCCTACTTCTCCTTTGCCGGCGGTTATAAAGCAGGCGGTTTCAATACTGCGGCCAATGACGGCATCGAAAGTTATGACGAGGAGAAAAGCTGGAACTATGAACTGGGCCTGAAGGGCCGTGCCATGGAAGACCGGCTGAGCTACAATCTGGCACTGTTTTATACAGACTGGACGGACCTGCAACTCAACACCCCCAGCGCCAACAGCCCTGCCCAGTTCGACATCACCAACGCAGGAAGCGCCTCATCCAAGGGCATCGAACTGGGGCTGAATTTCCGCCCGGTGAACGGCTGGGACCTGTTCGGCAGCGCGGGCTGGCAGGATGTGAAGTTCCAGTCCGGGAGCACAGACGGCGGCACAGACATCAGCGGCAATAAAGTGCCTTTCACGCCTGACTATACCGTGACCGTAGGCAGCCAGTTTTCATGGAATGTGGGGCGGGGTTACAGCGCGTATGTGCGTGGCGATGTCCAGTTCATCGGCGCCTTTGATTATGACAGCATCAATGGAGCCGGACAGGATGCCTATACCCTGGCCAATTTCCGGGTGGGTGTACGCCATCAATCCTGGTTCATCGAAGGATTTGTGAACAATGCTTTCGACACCGAGTATGTGCCCATGGCCATTCCTTTTGGCGGCGGCGTGGCCCCATCGGGCTACCTGGGTGAAAGCGGGGCACCGATCACCTTTGGAGTGCGTGTCGGTGTGAAGTTTTAA
- a CDS encoding ArsR/SmtB family transcription factor — protein sequence MPRSRRIHFDCLTAMRALGEPTRFALVRALLGGPRCVNDLCEELSATPYNASKHLRVLREAGLIEVEKHSQQRVYSLAEAFRSRMKAGTQTLDLGCCQFHLDQFDEE from the coding sequence ATGCCCCGAAGCCGTCGCATCCACTTTGACTGCCTCACCGCCATGCGAGCGCTCGGCGAGCCGACGCGCTTTGCGCTGGTGCGTGCCCTGCTGGGCGGACCAAGGTGTGTGAACGACCTCTGCGAGGAACTTTCCGCGACACCCTACAATGCCTCCAAGCACCTGCGTGTGCTACGTGAGGCAGGCCTGATCGAGGTAGAGAAGCATAGCCAACAGCGGGTCTATTCCCTGGCCGAAGCCTTCCGCTCCCGCATGAAGGCAGGCACCCAGACACTGGATCTAGGCTGCTGCCAGTTTCACCTGGACCAGTTTGACGAGGAATAA
- a CDS encoding DUF2062 domain-containing protein, with protein sequence MVDFAKGYFRRSVFKTYRFFKHPRKLKTRPVMRWFARHFLDKRVWRPTQHTFAGGMAVGTFVTLQLLPIQMPSAVILAAVFRVNIPIAIAMCWVSNPVTMAALIPLEYNVGKWALAFLTEVPSTPFPTKFPEHVAEMWLALREHAPVMLFGGVILGAVLVPVSYVLTYLIWGAIDQWNKYRKQPTLPLKDLNS encoded by the coding sequence ATGGTTGATTTTGCCAAAGGCTATTTCCGCAGGTCAGTTTTCAAGACCTACCGATTCTTCAAGCATCCAAGAAAGCTGAAGACTCGCCCCGTCATGCGTTGGTTCGCACGTCACTTTTTGGACAAACGGGTCTGGCGGCCTACCCAGCACACCTTTGCCGGCGGCATGGCTGTGGGCACTTTTGTGACCTTGCAATTGCTGCCCATCCAGATGCCATCGGCCGTCATCCTGGCCGCCGTCTTCCGGGTAAACATCCCCATCGCCATCGCCATGTGCTGGGTCAGCAATCCTGTGACCATGGCGGCCTTGATCCCCCTGGAATACAATGTCGGTAAATGGGCGCTGGCTTTCCTGACCGAAGTTCCATCGACCCCATTCCCCACGAAGTTTCCTGAACACGTCGCTGAGATGTGGCTGGCCTTGAGGGAGCATGCGCCCGTCATGCTCTTTGGCGGGGTGATCTTGGGCGCAGTGCTGGTGCCCGTTTCATACGTCCTCACCTACCTCATCTGGGGGGCCATTGACCAGTGGAACAAATATCGCAAGCAGCCCACTCTGCCGCTGAAAGATCTCAATAGCTAA